GAAGCACGACAAACCCACACACCCAAACACCCAAGGGGTCATGTCATGTCCAGTCTTGGAGGTTCTTGGCCGGCCAGGTACCGCCCAATAAACGACTGCGCAAAGCTGGGCACTTTGAACAGTAAAAGACCACAGCAACTAACGGCGGATACTAAACGGGTACTAACACTAGTCTGTCTGCACTCTGCCGGTGGCGTGGGTGACTACAGCAGATGAGGGGGGGCAGAGGGGGTCCTTGGCGCGCCTCTGCACCCGATCTTTTGGTGTGTTTCCCACCCCGTCCCGTCCCATCTTGTCTCATTCCTTTGGTGTGAGAGCTTGTGCGACGATTTACCTGCAGGAAAAAAAAACGTTGTAGCCAGCTTATCTGCTCTTTTTCTACGTTCTTTCACCCCTCCCGACGACATCCCCTCGTGTTTCCTCATCACACACTGCTCTCGTGGACGTAGCAGCCGTCAATTGTCGCGATAGCTTCATTCCGCCCACAGCGACAAGCGAACCGTCATCTCTTGAACGGCCCACATCGAACTCGTCAACAAACCGCCGCTTCACGTTTGCCGCCGAAGCCAACTTGTTGTGTCACCCCCCGAGCGCCAGCCCGATTGATTCCCTTGCTGCTTCGCCATCCCTGGCAAACTCGACTGTGTGCGCCTTTGTCGAACACCACGAACCTGTCGAACCTCGAAAAACTCCGACGAACGAATCGCGTTGCGACATCGCGAGAACCCCCGGCCAAGCCTTGGAGGCTCTGCCGCTTATTCTCTATCGGTCAGATATTGTACAGAGTAGCTCGCCTGCGCATGCGATCCCGACTTGCATCTTTCTCAAGGCATTGCCCAATCGTGGCAGCGCGAGGGGGCCACGAcccctcaccaccaccaccaccagctcCCACATCCTCAGCACACCattgacgccgccgcgccaATCacggcacgccgccgcccgccatgATCCTCCCCTCGCCGCGCATAAAGCGCCTTCTCTtccttgtcttcttctccttcctcaTTGGCAACGCCCTACTGTACCTCGTCCTGCCCTACGACAACCCGCTCGTCCTTGCCTTTCGCTTCAACTTCTCCGGCCTGCAGCTCTGGCTGCGCGGCTCcggcgtcgagaaggacgccTGGCTGTACGAGCCGGCCAGGTTCCCCATCGAGTACCGCAACGACGTCGGCCTGCTCATCAAGACGGGCTACGGCacccgccaccgcctcgccgcccagctcgaggccctcgacctgacgccggacgacgccgacgacgcttTCGTTGTGGTCGGTGACTGGACGCcgcgcgagggcggcaaACTCGCCGGTGTCACCGTCCACGATGCCATTGGTGGCGTCATGGCCATGCCCGAGATGAGGTCCCACCACGATGCGCCGAAATTCAAGGAGTATCTGTCCCTCAAAGATgccgtccaggccggcgatgacgccAAGGCGACGGAAATCGGCAAGAGCTTCGGCTGGGACCTCGATGCGCTCAAGGTGACTAACAGCCCTACCCTTCCAACCCGTGCGTCCTGACCCATTGGTGGGCCCTCACTAACACCACCGACCGCTGCAGTTCATCTGGGGACTCGAGTACGTCTACGACAACCTCCCGCCCAAGAAGTGGTacgtcatcctcgacgatgacACGTACCTTGTCAAGTCGTCGCTGCGCCTCCTGCTGACGCACTGGGACCCCGATGTCCCGCGGTACGTGGGcaatgccgtcggcgacttCAAGGGCCGCTTCGCGCACGGCGGGtcggccgtcgtcatctcgcacgaggcggcgaggcagCTGCTCGCGCggcgcgacgtcgtcgccgcggcaCAGGAGCACTCGCTCGACGAGACATGGGGCGACCGGCTCGTCGCGTCGGCGTTTCAGAAGATCGGcgtctacctcgacgagcGGTACAGCCACTTCTTCAACGGCGAGCGGCCCGCCATCTCCAAGATGATGGCCGACCGCTTCTGCTCGCCGCTCGTGTCGTTCCACGGCGTCGCGGACCCTGACGAGATGAGGAGGATCGGCGCCGCTTTCCGGGACGAGCGGAGCCCCGTGTTCTGGGGCCAGCTGTGGGACATATACGGCGCGCCGTCAGTGGACGAGTTCAAGCGGCTGCCGATCCGGGCGGCACGCGACTACGTTGGGAGGACGGACGAGCGAGCCCGCGTGCTCCCGGGGAcggagacggccgaggcgtgCTTGGCGGCGTGCGAAAGCGCGGCGGGCAAGTGCCTCGCATGGACGTGGGTCGAGCACAGCGCCGAGTGCAGGATGAGCCCGTGGATGATTCTGGGCGAGCGGGTCAAGGGCCACTACTCGGGCGTCAacgttggcgaggtcgagaggCTGCGGCAGAGCTGCTGAGGGGAGGCGGTAGACGAGGGAGAACGGTCGCGATGATACCCAACAGGAGAATGGCGCAGTAAGACGGTGTGGGCAGGCTGGTTTTACACTCGGGCGTGTATTCAGGCGCTTGGCGTTGGTTGTGTTCCTTTGACCAGGCTTCAATTTTTCCCATCAATGCAGACGAGATGATGTGTCCTTTTGCTTTTCTCGCCTCCATATGCCGGTCGGCAGCATGTCGATTGTCGACGTTGGCCATTGGTGATACACTCGTTCCCATGCCTCCGATGCGGTGCATTCTGTTTTCGAACACACCCGAAACCGAAAGAGCTCTCAAGCTCGGGTTCGGGGCGGCGTGCAGCTCGGACCCGGCTGAGGGCCGAGTTTCACAGCCGGCCGACGGTCCGAATAGTCCGGTGGTGACGGGTGATGGTGGAATTGGTCGTGATGCTGGCAGAGCTGAAGGGTGGAGAAGCCACACGTGGCGCAGCACCGTGACCGTGATCGGGATTGGTGGGGGGTGGTGGTTCCGAGCTCAGCACTTTTTTGCATTCTGACAAAGCGGCAAGCCCGTCATCTCCCCCCCCGAGTCCGTCCCACTCGCCCGTCATTGACGATGacgtctcgtctcgtctcggaCGCACACACTCAGCCACACCacaccccatccatcccaccaTCACTATGATGGCTTAGAACTTGACTCTGCAGCTGCTGGCGCTATGCAGCAGGGTGTGCGTTCGTGCGACGTGCGTGTGGACGGACGGATAGTTGACGTCAACCGGCTCTGACCGCGCACCCCTTCTCAAGTACAACGGCAAATCACCATTTGGGATCAACAACCTGATTATGCCCAAAGGTCAACACCACACTGGATACCGGGACTGACTGACTTACCTTTGCCTCTGTTCTGGTTCTTTGGTAACAGCGAAACAAACCATAGCGCGCACCGCATTACGCCCAGCCCGTCTCCCATCGCCCAGTCAACCGAGCGGATCTTCATTTCCCACGTTCCAAGCCAAATGCCCCAGGTTGTGCTCTAGGCACAGTACCTACAGCACCCATAGCTGTCATTAACCcctgtcgccggcgcccacgCCCCGCCAAACGTTTCCGGGCTCCTCTCTGTCATTCATTGCTGTACTGTAACTACAGCGCAGGCGACCACTAAGCCACTATTACGTGCCCATAAGGCCGACTTCCCGAAAAACAgctcccccccaccccccgcatacctctcctccctccaccgTCCCTCTTGGAAACTTACATCCCACACTTTCTTTCTGCGaggccatcaccaccacacTCGGAAAGAAAACACGCACGCACAGCACATATATTGCACGCCGTATATCTCCTGCGGAAACAACTGCTTCTCCAACTCCATCGTAGCCACATCTCAACCTCGACCATGGCGGCCCAGACCCCCACATCAGCTCAAGCTCAGGCCAACCAGGGCAGCTGGGGAGCTTTCCTCAAGGTATGCTTTCTTTGTCTCCCTACGTCTCCCGCCCGCCGACGCTGACTTTCCTCCTCTGCTTCCAGTCCATCGCCTCCTTCAACGGCGACCTCTCGTCCCTGACCGCGCCGCCCTTCATTCTGTCGAGCACCTCCCTGACCGAGTTCTCCTCCTACTGGGCTGAGCACCcctccatcctcgccgcccccgcaAAGGAGGCCGACCCCGCCAAGCGCGCTCTGCTCGTCACCAAGTGGTTCATCACCACCCTCAAGCAGCAGTACGCCTCCCGCAGCGAGCAGTACGGcaacgagaagaagccccTCAACCCtttcctcggcgagctgtTCCTCGGCAAGTGggaggacgacgccggcacCACTGAGCTCATCAGCGAGCAGGTCAGGTAAGCTCCATGCTCGCCCCTTTTCCGTGCcttctttttcctctctctctcttttctctccatcttcttTTCCATGATCCTCTTACCCCCTTGTGACACCCCAACTAACACCCCCTAGCCACCACCCCCCCGCGACCGCCTACTCCATTACGAACCTCGCCTCGGGCGTCCACCTTGAGGGCTACAATGCCCAAAAGGCCACCTTCAGCCGcaccatcaacatcaagCAGATCGGCCATGCCGTCCTGACCGTCCCCGCCCCCGACGGCTCCAAGGACACATACCTCATCACCCTCCCCGCCTTGCACATCGAGGGCCTCATCTTCGGCGCCCCCTTcatcgagctcgagggcACCTCCTTCATCACCTCCTCCACCGGCTTCACCTCCAAGATCGACTACTCGGGCAAGGGCTGGCTCTCGGGCAAGAAGAACAGCGTCATCGCCTCCGTCTACCCGACCGGCCACGAGAAGGACGTCGTTTTCAACATCACGGGCGTCTGGACCAAGTCATTCGAAATCCACCAGGGGTCTGCCAAGCACAACTCTTCCAAGACGCTCCTCGAGACGTACGATGCCGCCCAGCACCCGACTTCaaagctcgtcgtcgcgcccATCGACAAGCAGCACCCGCTCGAGTCCCGCCGCGCCTGGAAGGGCGTTGCCGACGGCATCGCAAAGGGCGACATGGACCTCGTCTCGCGCGAGAAGTCGGCCATCGAGAATGCCCAGCGCGAGCTGCGCGCCAAGGAAAAGGCCGAGGGTCGCGCCTGGGAGCGCCGCTACTTCACCGACCGCAACACCGCCGgtgacgccgtcctcgagtCTCTCGGCACCCACGTCGGCCTGCCCGCcaccggcgacgccgacaagaCGGGTGGCCTGTGGCGCtacgacgccgtcaaggccgacaaggTTCGCAGCCAGGCCGCCCTCAGCGACGCTGACCAAGCCAAGATTGCCAGCGAGATTTTGGGCCAGCAGAGGACGTGAAGAGGCGGGCCATAGACAGTATGACTGGGGGAAAAGGAACAACTAAAACGCACACGAACGAGAAGAAAGGCTTTCTTCTTTATCATGATTCATCAAACAGGCCATCGCATGCCCGAGCGGTATGGCAAGACGGCCGGGGAatggagggaggagggctGGACTGTAGAGATAgcatggctggctggcgctTGGAGTTGTCAGAGAGCACACACgcgcgggcgggcgggcggtaCGGTGTGGTACTCTTGCTCATAGGACGGTGCTAGTAATCAGACCGGGCATATAATTGTTTGACTCAAAGAACATGCGTTCTGAACGTTGTCACCATCTCGTTTTTTTGTGATGTCGATACCACCGCCGAGTCCGTGGCAAATAGACCTGTCCGACCTCATCTCGGTGAAGATAGCCCGTCTGATGTGCAACAACATTTGGAAATATACAATACATCCGACCCTTGAGACCATAGATACACACTCATCCAACCAGTATTCAAACGGACCCTAGGGGACTAATGATTTCATCGGGTGTGACTACAACGATGTATTCGGCCGCTGGAGGGAGTTTTAGTCACTCGCCTTCCGCGTAATGTTATGTACCGCTAATAACTCTGCTCCCGATCCGGAATCTTTTAAACAACCAAACCCATCCCGCTCTCGCCTGGTTTCTCAGCCCgcatccaccccccccccccttttacctctttcttctctctgtcGAGGTGATGATTCTCTAAGAGAAGGCTTCTAAGATCCGCCCAAACCCCCACCTCCTAAAAAAAATTGTATGCTGGCGGACAAGAAAGTACCGACGAGGGGAAATGGATTCCCCGACATGCGGATGCTAAAATAGAcatggaagaagaggaatgaagaaaacaagaagacaagaagaaaaaaaactGGGGGAAACCCCCCCAAAGAAAGGACTCGTACGCCAGCCGATGCAGTTTTTTGTGGTTCCCTCGATGCAGCCGTATGTGCAAGACGAGTTGGTGGTTATGTTcagaaaaaaacaaaacaaaaaaggCGACTTTTCTTTGAATGTTTTAGTGGAATGGAATCCTTTTTCATATCTTCCGAGGGACGGCGATTGCTCCCCTTCCTAGGGGGTCATGGTCATCGCCACAGGTTCATCTTCACAGAGACGGCCGGCGTGTAGCACCGAAACGGCTCCAACGCGGGCGGCAACGTCGCAGGCGGGGTGgcggacgacgaagagggcggagcgccgccgccggcctcgctctacggaccgccgccgccgccgccgccgccgccgtctctcTCGAGCTCGTAGAAGAGCAGGTACACCTCGCGGCGCAGGTCGAGAACCTCGCTCGTCTTGGCTTCGCGAACCTTCTCGTCACTGATGCGCCACCAGCGGTCGGCGGGCTGCTTCTTTCGCGACGACCGGTGCGCGGGGGGCCGGGGCACGACGGCCATGGGCGTCGAGCGAGGGGGACTGCCGCCGGGCGTGctgttgccgttgctgttACCGTTGACACGCTGCGAGATCTTGGAGACGGTGCtccgcgccgaggccgtgaaGGAGCGGACTGAACGCACACTGGACGAGTCGGCGTCTCcacgatgctgctgctgctgcttttCGCGTGGAGCCGATGTCGGGCTAATAAGCTTTCTCGCGCGGTCTCTCGGCGACGCGTCGGAAGAGGAGACGGACGGGGCGACGGACGAGTTTGTCTCGGAGGTCGGAGTCAGGAGGTCCGGGGTCGAGACAGCAGGGCTGACGCCgcgggcgatggcgtcgagtTGGGGCGTCGAGGGCTGGGGTGTCGCGGCCGGGCTGGCCGTCTTGCTGTAGATGCCCGAAGGCTGAAAGGTGTTCTGATTCGGGTAAGGGGCGTACGTGTTCTGGCGCCTGAAGGACTCGTAGTGGCCGCTGTGGTGGCTGCCTTTGTGGGTGACGAGACCGAGGAGCTTGTAGTTGCGGCGGTCACgaaggccgccgagcggcAGACGTTCGGGGAAGGCAACCTTTGCCGAGTTCTTGGTAGAAGTCGTCTGGTCGTAGATGGAGCGCGAGAGGTGAACGGCGAGGATACGCGGGAAGGACGTGAGGCGCGTCGACCGTGCGATGCGGCGCTTGGGCGCGTCGCTGATGTCCGGGAGGGGTACATCGTCGGGAATGTGTTCCGGGTCAAAGTCAATTGCGTGGCGCAACCTGCgcagggcgtcctcgagcgtcgtcttctcgccctcgttGCGGGCGCTGGCCAGGCTCTTCTTGAGGGACTCTTCGGCGTGGATCAGGCGGCACCTCTCGCACTTGAAGTCATCAATCATCTCCGTCTTAAAGATCTCATCGAAGCACGAGCtcagcgtcgtcgagctGACCTGAGGCACGTTCAGCGTCAGCATGTAGAAAGACTCCTCTCTCGGCTTCGTCTTGTGGCTGCACGTCTGGCACTCAGACTGCGACTCGTATTTTCCCTCCATGGGgaagccctcgtcctccgcgGCGGGCGGGTAGACACCGTTGGTCTGGATCTGCGGCAACGTGGGCGTCGGTAGCGCCGAGGACGAATTCCCACCGTCGGACCGGTCAAGATCCTCCAGCTTCTGCTgcacggcgtcgccgttgacggcagAGGCGGCACCGGTACCGACACCATTCGACAAGGCacgcgaggcggcggaccgGGCGTGGGTGCGGGCCCTTTCGCCGGCGTGGTACTCCTCCTTGAGCCTCTCGGCGACGATCTGGAGAAACTCTTGggcgtcctgctgctgcctaCTAATGCGCTGGCGGAAGGCGGTTTCGAGCACGCGCACGAAGTCGACGGCGGAGATGGACTTTTTGTAAATGGGCCGCTCGTTGAGCGAGTCGAGCATGTCCTTGAGACCCTGGGTGACGAGGCCGCGCTGCATGCCCTCGATCTTCCAATCCGGGTAGTTCTTGCCGGGGGGCTGGACCAATTGGGCGTagacggcatcgtcgtcgatgttGCGGCGGTGCGTCTCGCGGATCAGGTAGACgcgcagctcgccgaggccggcgagggcctgCAGGGTAGAGTTGATGAAGCAATCGTTGGCGGCATTGcgcaggccgacgacgccctttCTTCTAGAGGACGAGGTGCTGGACTCATCGATGGTGAAGGTCGGGGCGAAGACGtagacgagggcgatggcggccagggATGCGCCGGCGGCATAGGAGATGGTCGTGATGTTCTTGTCGGGCATGTCTGGAGATCGGGAAGCTCGTCGGAAGAAGAAAGCGGAGGAGGGGTGATTCGGGGTAGCGCGCTGGAGTGCGCGTCAATCGGCAGGATGCGACGCCTGGAGAAGCGTCAGTCAGCTTCGGGTGCATGGATTGAGAGGCCAGTCTTTGGCGTCTTTGATGGTAGTGGTAGTACGAATAGTGGTGGTAGTGCGGGTAGTGGTAGTAGTGGTagtgatgatggtggcggcggcggcagcagcagcagcagcagcagtagtagTGGCAGTGGTGCACCGTTACACTTGCATGGTGGCCCGAGGCTCGCAACTTGGGCAGGGCGGAAGTCAAAAACATAAGAAAAAAATCATCTCACCTGTAGTGTTTGGGGTCGAAGCAAAAGACAAGCTCATAACCATGAGAAGACCGAGCCAGTGCAGATGTGGATATTCAACATTGTCTCGTGGACGGTGTACACAGATGGATGGGGCCAATGGTTGAGGGGGAGTGTTCGTTGGTGGTGACGGTTGGGCGGGCTGGTGagcggaagaggagaaaaaagaagaaaaaagtaAGGTAGAAGCCGACGAGAGGTGAGAGATGAGGCGAAACTGGAGACTGGCGGCTGGGGACGGGCGaggcgagagcgagagaggtGGACTGTGGTGAGCTGGACAAGGAGGGTCCGCGATGGAACACACCAGGTTGCTGGGAATCCGTGCAGTGATAGCAAgcgactgactgactgaaTGACTGGGGGGTGTGCAGAGCAAAAAATGGGGTAAGATGGAGATGGAaatggagatggagaagcAGAATCACCGACCGACTCGGGGGGGTCGGGGGTCGGGGTCGGCTTCAGGGTCAGGGTCGGCGGCTGAATAAGTGATTGGTGGTTGTGCAGAATTGAGAATGAATTGGGGGGGATTAAGAGAGGAGTCGAGTCCGGCCAGTACTGTACATGGACTACCTATGTAGAGGTTGTAGAGCCAACCGACTGCTGGAGAGAAGGAGTCGGACAGAATTCAGAAGTCAGGACCTAGACTCAGGACTCAGTACAGAAGAAAGCAGTTGCATAAGAGACAGGCGGGGGTGCATACTGCGGGGTGGGGTGGGGGTGGTGCAATGCCAGCCACAGGTACTTGTCAACCCGCGGTTCCGTGAttccgaagacgaggatAATGCCAGGTAGAGGGGAAAACAAACAGGCATAACTCCTGCTGCCTGTCTGTCAGTCAACAGTCAGAAAggccatctctctctctctctttccccctctctctgggctccccctctccctcatCGTTACAGGTACGGGACGttgcagacagacagacagtcAGACAGTCAGACGCAGTGGATGGACCAGTTCTGGCCCGCCTCTCCGCGATTGTCCCCTGGCGGCTCTTCCTTGGTGCGCTTCCTACCCAGGCACTTTGGACGGAGTACGAGTACGTGCGCGGTACGGAGTAGGTGATGTACCGCCTACAATGGTCGGAGGTGCTCTGGAAGTCGTTGTACAAGCGCCTGAGCCAAACGGAGAGTGGTGGGTACGTACCGAGCTACATCCACACCGTCGACGGGACGGTACAGGTATGTATGTATCTTCGCCGAGCAGGGCCTGCATCTCACCGCCGCCTTCCTTTTCCAGCCATGCTCATGTTCGTTTACGTCTAATAGGTCCATTCGTCCGTACCTCAGGTAATTATTGATTGCACCTCCAGAGCAAAGATGCTGCAATATTCGTACCGTTTTGCTTCGTTGCTTCTTCCAACCTTCTATTCAATTCCTTCAAAGACCAAGAAAGCTTCTGAAGTGGTGTCCACCCTAACACGCCTCCAATCTATTTTCTTGACAGTACCGAATCACTTAAGCGTCCGCAACTTGCTTATCCCTCACATTTCGACTTGCATTTACGGCTCTATCGAATGCGCTCGACCATCTCGTCCGCGACCAGGCTAGTTGCTTATTGGCCCAAGCCGGCAATGTCGAACGCCATTTATGTGTGTAGGGCCTAAGCTTGTTTCCTGCGACTGCCCTACTTGAGAAGTTCGAATTGTCTACGTGAGTTGAGAACCAGCCACGTAGAGTTCTTCAGTAGCCCCGTGAGGTCGGTGAGAACTGCCTTCTGGGTCCACGACAAAGCCCACGACGGTTGGATACGGAGGTTTAATATTTCCCGCGAATCCGTGGTCACCCTGGACTTCCTGGTTGTAAACGGCAATAGTCGTCTTGGTTGACACATAGCTATTGAGACTATGGTTGAGCAGTGCTTCCAGGAGCGTAGATGATGTAGGCATGGTTCTTGGGGGTCGTAACTACAACTGGGGCTTCTCTATCCAACGGCAGAATGTCCTCGGCGAGCAGGAGCTAGCTCTCAGCCCAATTAAAGTTGACGTCGGTCGTGGAAATTAATAGGAGGACTGGTCCAGTTTCTCAAAGTCCAAGGTCTTATCGGTACCAATCGCAGAAGCTCAAGTTAACGGCAATATTGAGCTCTACTCCGTCAGTGATGATGCGACTCTCATCAGGTATAAATGTCACCAAGCAGGGTATCCCTCCACTCGAAGCTCTCTGGTCCGGTCCCTGAGACTATCCAAGTCGGCCCTGTCATTGGAAACCCTCGGAAGCTCGTCAGGTGTCATCCACAGGCTGAGTACTGTGCAAGGTGGGAGCGTGGCAAGTCCGTACTTTCTCAGAAGGCACACGAGCTCTCGCCAGAAGTGCAAGTCCATCCTTTAGCACCACAGCGGCGATGCGAGAGGTTTGCCTATGACCTCGCTGGCATACGTGACGCAGGCCGCGACGATCTGGTGTTGACCGATGGCGTAATTAACGTTGTCTTCGTGCTTAACCCTGTTTCCGACGACTTCGACTTGCTAATCAATGCGGCCCATGATCTCTATCGATCCATCGGGGAAGTGTCTCCTGTCCAGTATAGCTTGCCGTAGAGCTTGTCTTCGCTGAATGGATTCCGCATGAATGCCCTCATTTTAGCCCCGGTTCCTTGACATATCCAGAATCAGGCTGCAGGCCGGACAAGCGGAGGAGGCAAGAGATTCAATCTTTTTGGCCAAATCACATCTCGTCTTGTCAATTGGCGGAGTGGctgaccaccaccaccaccaccaccaccacaacaacaaccacaccATCATCCCAAAGTACACTAAATCACAGCACGCCCGCTCACTAGTCCGCCATCCGTCTCCCAAGCCTCTGATGCACCTGCCTGCAGAGAGGACCTCCCGATCTATCCGACCCGTCAAGCGGTTCCTGTCACCGTTGCCTAGGTGTCTGTCGTTCCGCCATTGCATGACCCAGCCGCCGACTCTCGGTGCTTTACcgctgggaggggggagggtgggtTTCGCACCCGCTTAGTACCGGCATGGACGAATAACGCGCGTCGGGGCCTTGTTGCTCGTTGCGTAATCTGGCGGCGCAGTGCTCCTTCGCACAGAATTATGCCGCCCCCGGAAGCGACCGTCTCGGCGCATGATACGGCTAGGGGACGACGAATCAATGACACTGTTTGTTCCTGTCTGATACCGTGGAAACCAACGGCTCGAGAAGGACAAGCAGGCCGAGTCATCGTATGTGCTCGCAGAAGACTGCCCTTGCCGATTCCGGGGATGTTGAGTTGAGAACCCTGGATTCCCCTCCTCAACCGCACATACCTAGGGGACTGGCGAGGCTGGTAACTCGGATCCAGCTTTTAAAAGTATGCTTGGTGTAGGACCTTTAATGAGAAGTATAAAAATATGGGGGGGAAAGAGGACAAAAAGCCCCGAAAATCGCAGTGGCCAGAGACATCTGTCTACCAGGCCATCCCGAGATCCCTCTTAACCCCCGCAATCGTCATGCATTATCCGACATTACAACCGGCTGGCTACTCGCCAGAATCTTCAGGCTGCACCACGACTGGCTGTCCTTCCCAGTCCCAGATCGAGCCGTTCAGCGCCGCTGTCTTGACCCAGCCGCAGCACAGCTCATCCgtgtcctcgtcgccgtagAACGAGGTCGGGATGTGGTACCTCTCGACGGCAATCAGCCCCTCGGGGTCGCGCTCGGCCCAGTTCGCCGTCTGCACCTCCGCCAGGtcgctctcgacgtcggccaaGACGACCCTGAGCTTCCGCGGGGCCAGGTAGTCGTGCGTCTTCAGCATGTGGTGGTAGTCGTCCTTGATGTTGGTGCTGCCCAGGTCCAACGGCCGCGCGAGGACGACCAGCTCGAGGGATGCCGTGTTGGCGACGTCGTACCAGAGCCAGTGGCTCGACATGGGCGCCCTGAACAGCACGACGCGGCGCAGCTTGGGCCAGAGGCTCCAGCAGTTGACGGTGAAGGTCTGCGGCATGAAGGTCAGGGCCGGGTAGTCGCGCAGACAGACGAGCTCCTCCAGCTTGGACAGCCTCTGGAACCCGTCCGTCAGCGTCGGTCTCACATCGAGGTGGTCGTCGTAGCCGGACAGGCTGCCGAAGGgcatgtcgacgacgaggcgccgGAGGGAGTCGCAGACCTCGCAGAAGATCTCGCGCACCCACATGGCGGTGGGCTTGTCGTCGAGCGACCTGCCAAAGGGGCTCAGGTAGAGCGACGTGATGCACTTGAGAGacagcgtcggcggcaggCTCCTGAGAGGGGGCGACAGAATgctgagcagcagcaggctcaGGCGCCTGGTCGAGTCGACGTGCATGCACCGCTTCCGCAGGAGGCGGATGGTGAAGTCGTACGTCGAGCGCGATACCATCGTGAAGCAGACGAGCGCGCGCGTCGCGCTGTGCGAGGCGGGCAAGATGGCCGATTCGTTTGGCGGGAGGAGGCTCTCGATGACGTGCAGTATAAGCTCAGGCGGGAGACGCTGCCGGGCGGTGTGTGAGAGCGACAGCGACATGCCGGGTTCTTCTGTGTGCTTTGGAGATATATTACAAGGCGAAGTTGCAGTGAGGGTGAGGCGGAGAAGAGGCGGAGAAATGAGTTGATAGGCATGAGACAGGTGAAGgacggaggagaggggagcgTCATCTCCGGAGCCCCggtgaggggggaggggtcccGGAGCTGCCCCGCTTTCCCCGCGCCGCCCAATCCGGGCAATCCACTTCAAGTTCTCACCGAGATAGCTGCGTGCCATCAAAAGAGATTTTTCCGCTCGACACATTCGGAAAACGTTTATAACCTCACTCTGCTTTGTGAAAATATGGAATTCTTTGGCTTCGATCTACGATTTTCTT
This sequence is a window from Colletotrichum higginsianum IMI 349063 chromosome 8, whole genome shotgun sequence. Protein-coding genes within it:
- a CDS encoding Glycosyltransferase family 31; translated protein: MILPSPRIKRLLFLVFFSFLIGNALLYLVLPYDNPLVLAFRFNFSGLQLWLRGSGVEKDAWLYEPARFPIEYRNDVGLLIKTGYGTRHRLAAQLEALDLTPDDADDAFVVVGDWTPREGGKLAGVTVHDAIGGVMAMPEMRSHHDAPKFKEYLSLKDAVQAGDDAKATEIGKSFGWDLDALKFIWGLEYVYDNLPPKKWYVILDDDTYLVKSSLRLLLTHWDPDVPRYVGNAVGDFKGRFAHGGSAVVISHEAARQLLARRDVVAAAQEHSLDETWGDRLVASAFQKIGVYLDERYSHFFNGERPAISKMMADRFCSPLVSFHGVADPDEMRRIGAAFRDERSPVFWGQLWDIYGAPSVDEFKRLPIRAARDYVGRTDERARVLPGTETAEACLAACESAAGKCLAWTWVEHSAECRMSPWMILGERVKGHYSGVNVGEVERLRQSC
- a CDS encoding Oxysterol-binding protein; translated protein: MAAQTPTSAQAQANQGSWGAFLKSIASFNGDLSSLTAPPFILSSTSLTEFSSYWAEHPSILAAPAKEADPAKRALLVTKWFITTLKQQYASRSEQYGNEKKPLNPFLGELFLGKWEDDAGTTELISEQVSHHPPATAYSITNLASGVHLEGYNAQKATFSRTINIKQIGHAVLTVPAPDGSKDTYLITLPALHIEGLIFGAPFIELEGTSFITSSTGFTSKIDYSGKGWLSGKKNSVIASVYPTGHEKDVVFNITGVWTKSFEIHQGSAKHNSSKTLLETYDAAQHPTSKLVVAPIDKQHPLESRRAWKGVADGIAKGDMDLVSREKSAIENAQRELRAKEKAEGRAWERRYFTDRNTAGDAVLESLGTHVGLPATGDADKTGGLWRYDAVKADKVRSQAALSDADQAKIASEILGQQRT
- a CDS encoding ubiquitin carboxyl-terminal hydrolase, with protein sequence MPDKNITTISYAAGASLAAIALVYVFAPTFTIDESSTSSSRRKGVVGLRNAANDCFINSTLQALAGLGELRVYLIRETHRRNIDDDAVYAQLVQPPGKNYPDWKIEGMQRGLVTQGLKDMLDSLNERPIYKKSISAVDFVRVLETAFRQRISRQQQDAQEFLQIVAERLKEEYHAGERARTHARSAASRALSNGVGTGAASAVNGDAVQQKLEDLDRSDGGNSSSALPTPTLPQIQTNGVYPPAAEDEGFPMEGKYESQSECQTCSHKTKPREESFYMLTLNVPQVSSTTLSSCFDEIFKTEMIDDFKCERCRLIHAEESLKKSLASARNEGEKTTLEDALRRLRHAIDFDPEHIPDDVPLPDISDAPKRRIARSTRLTSFPRILAVHLSRSIYDQTTSTKNSAKVAFPERLPLGGLRDRRNYKLLGLVTHKGSHHSGHYESFRRQNTYAPYPNQNTFQPSGIYSKTASPAATPQPSTPQLDAIARGVSPAVSTPDLLTPTSETNSSVAPSVSSSDASPRDRARKLISPTSAPREKQQQQHRGDADSSSVRSVRSFTASARSTVSKISQRVNGNSNGNSTPGGSPPRSTPMAVVPRPPAHRSSRKKQPADRWWRISDEKVREAKTSEVLDLRREVYLLFYELERDGGGGGGGGGP